From the Cydia splendana chromosome 27, ilCydSple1.2, whole genome shotgun sequence genome, one window contains:
- the LOC134803775 gene encoding uncharacterized protein LOC134803775: MSQGAALTRSRVSSEQLELLLSFMEEHPDFAASKQSVYSRLSSCKLWRLLAERLNAVAQDCGGARKSPDKWCRYWADIKYKARKKTAAGGALGDLSSVEERLERLLGSSAASSSGRRQSSDDDRKPGVDDDMCSEGSAPATEGKLSTEELLAEAAMRSALAAEKQAEAVAQGVELLRDLVAILRERPLAAPTLPPEHLMHHHHRL; the protein is encoded by the exons ATGAGCCAAGGCGCGGCCCTGACCCGCAGTCGGGTTAGCAGCGAGCAACTTGAACTCCTACTGTCGTTTATGGAAGAACATCCCGACTTTGCAGCGAGCAAGCAATCGGTCTATTCCCGGCTCAGTTCCTGCAAGCTTTGGCGTCTGTTGGCTGAACGGCTGAACGCCGTTGCCCAGGATTGTGGTGGTGCGAGAAAATCACCGGACAAGTGGTGTCGT TACTGGGCAGACATCAAATACAAGGCCCGCAAGAAGACAGCGGCCGGCGGAGCCCTAGGAGACCTGTCCAGTGTTGAGGAGCGCTTGGAAAGGCTGCTCGGGAGCAGCGCGGCGT CCTCAAGCGGACGGCGACAGAGTTCCGACGACGACCGCAAGCCGGGCGTAGACGACGACATGTGTTCCGAGGGTTCCGCCCCGGCCACTGAAGGCAAGCTCTCGACAGAGGAACTTCTCGCTGAG GCGGCCATGCGCAGCGCCCTAGCGGCCGAGAAGCAAGCGGAGGCCGTAGCCCAAGGAGTGGAACTGCTCAGAGACCTGGTCGCCATACTGAGAGAGAGGCCGCTCGCCGCTCCCACTCTACCGCCAGAACATCTgatgcatcatcatcatcgactGTGA